A window of the Lolium perenne isolate Kyuss_39 chromosome 7, Kyuss_2.0, whole genome shotgun sequence genome harbors these coding sequences:
- the LOC139833796 gene encoding uncharacterized protein produces the protein MANHSSAIVPANNGALGALPSGSAPRQVGPVVLSFDAGNYTKWAIYMRASLGRAGLIGHVDDTTAAAPTDAAWASADYTVLNVLHAAINEDVADMVLSRDQTAHQLWLAVLELFSANKASKAIYLDFDFRQLVQGASSITEYCRSQKKIADALSENDSPVSDRTLVLNTLRGLAPRFSSAATVISMTDPLPTFLRVRSMLLMEEMQQANATTTAASTALVVQARPQQVACTGPGCRGDSNTAKTKPATKTKGKPGGKPGGAPRAATPAPTGPWVCFSPGAMPWRAPSGPGILGTRPQAHFTSAPTAAPVYQSAPASSSSPTWDNAGLIAALNSLYEQGGWVMDSGATSHMTNDEGNILFSAPLSTPHFVTVGNGSSVPISSSGYTSFRSPSGQIFKLNHVLLVPHLIRNLLSIRKFTRDNSCSVEFDALGFSVKDLKTRRVILRCNGEGGLYTFPGSPRRAPPTATAMLASASADLWHQRLGHPGHNAMSALQKLSLIKCNKARPTPHTPTRTATSPSYHRRLDFLFADLQAPSTLAAPRQAPAASPVPSHVTASSTRTAAPASGSAATTPDVVPEEPRSRAPARGARTPRVPSMPPAVVTTRSGRPVRPRERLNLCASDSVDKVPTTARQALQDPLWRAAMAAEHKALIDNGTWSLVPRPPRANVVTGKWIFRHKFHSDGSLARRKARWVVRGYSQRPGIDYDETFSPVVKPATIRLVLHLAVSSSWPIRQLDVKNAFLHGTLDEVVYCQQPPGFVDASRPEHVCRLQKSLYGLKQAPRAWYQRFAAYIATMGFVASITDTSLFVLRSGNDTAYLLLYVDDIIITASTTVLLQRLLDMLHSEFAMTDLGDLHYFLGIAITRSSSGLFLS, from the exons ATGGCCAACCACTCCAGCGCCATCGTCCCCGCCAACAATGGCGCCCTCGGCGCCCTGCCCTCCGGCAGCGCCCCACGCCAAGTCGGCCCCGTCGTCCTCTCCTTCGACGCCGGGAACTACACCAAGTGGGCGATCTACATGCGCGCCTCTCTCGGTCGCGCCGGGCTCATCGGCCACGTCGACGATACCACCGCGGCCGCCCCCACTGACGCTGCATGGGCCTCCGCGGACTACACCGTTCTCAACGTGCTGCACGCCGCCATCAACGAGGACGTCGCCGACATGGTTCTCTCCCGCGATCAGACCGCGCACCAGCTGTGGCTCGCCGTCCTCGAGCTCTTCTCCGCCAACAAGGCCAGCAAAGCCATCTACCTTGACTTCGACTTCCGTCAGCTGGTCCAAGGTGCCTCCTCCATCACCGAGTACTGCCGGAGCCAGAAGAAGATCGCCGACGCTCTCTCCGAGAACGACTCGCCCGTGTCGGATCGCACGCTCGTCCTCAACACCCTGCGTGGTCTCGCGCCCCGCTTCTCCTCCGCGGCCACGGTCATCTCCATGACGGACCCGCTGCCCACCTTCCTCCGCGTTCGGAGCATGCTCCTCATGGAGGAGATGCAGCAGGCAAACGCCACCACCACTGCCGCctccactgccctcgtcgtccagGCCCGCCCCCAGCAGGTGGCGTGCACCGGCCCCGGCTGCCGCGGCGACTCCAACACCGCCAAGACCAAGCCCGCCACCAAGACCAAGGGCAAGCCCGGCGGCAAGCCAGGAGGCGCTCCACGGGCAGCGACGCCCGCCCCCACTGGACCGTGGGTGTGCTTCTCACCAGGGGCCATGCCCTGGCGTGCACCCTCCGGCCCCGGCATCCTCGGCACTCGCCCCCAGGCGCACTTCACCTCGGCGCCCACGGCCGCGCCCGTCTACCAGTCCGCGCCCGCGTCCTCTTCCTCGCCAACTTGGGACAACGCGGGGCTGATCGCCGCCCTCAACAGCCTCTATGAGCAGGGTGGCTGGGTTATGGACTCCGGCGCCACCTCCCACATGACCAATGACGAGGGTAACATACTTTTTTCCGCACCACTCTCCACTCCACATTTTGTTACCGTCGGCAACGGCTCGTCCGTCCCGATATCCTCGTCAGGGTACACCTCTTTTAGGTCTCCTTCAGGACAAATCTTCAAACTCAATCATGTGCTTCTTGTTCCTCACTTGATTCGCAATCTTTTGTCTATTCGCAAATTTACTCGCGACAATTCTTGTTCTGTTGAGTTTGACGCTCTTGGTTTTTCTGTGAAGGACCTGAAGACTCGTCGCGTGATCCTTCGCTGCAATGGTGAAGGGGGTCTCTACACGTTTCCTGGCAGTCCGCGTCGTGCTCcacccaccgccaccgccatgctcgcctccgcctccgctgacCTCTGGCACCAACGACTAGGACACCCCGGTCATAATGCTATGTCGGCCCTGCAGAAATTATCTTTAATCAAGTGTAATAAAGCTAGACCCACGCCC CATACTCCGACACGGACCGCGACATCGCCGTCATACCACCGACGCCTGGACTTCCTCTTCGCCGACCTTCAGGCCCCGTCGACGTTGGCTGCCCCGCGGCAGGCGCCCGCGGCCTCGCCCGTGCCGTCCCACGTCACGGCCTCCTCCACGCGGACTGCTGCTCCGGCCTCTGgctccgccgccaccactccGGACGTGGTTCCCGAGGAGCCGCGCAGCCGCGCTCCCGCCCGTGGTGCACGCACACCACGTGTGCCGTCTATGCCGCCCGCCGTCGTCACCACCCGCTCCGGTCGGCCTGTTCGTCCTAGGGAGCGGCTGAACCTCTGCGCCTCCGACTCCGTCGACAAGGTCCCGACCACGGCTCGGCAAGCTCTCCAGGACCCTCTCTGGCGTGCGGCTATGGCTGCTGAGCACAAGGCCCTCATCGACAACGGCACTTGGTCTCTCGTGCCCCGCCCTCCTCGAGCCAACGTCGTCACCGGTAAATGGATCTTTCGGCATAAGTTCCACTCCGACGGCTCCCTTGCTCGGCGCAAGGCGCGCTGGGTTGTTCGTGGTTACTCCCAGCGTCCCGGCATTGACTACGACGAAACTTTCAGCCCCGTCGTCAAGCCTGCCACCATTCGCCTTGTTCTCCACCTCGCGGTCTCCAGCTCTTGGCCTATCCGACAGCTCGACGTCAAGAATGCCTTCCTCCATGGCACCCTTGATGAAGTTGTCTACTGCCAACAGCCTCCAGGCTTCGTCGATGCCAGCCGACCTGAGCATGTGTGTCGTCTGCAAAAATCCCTCTACGGTTTGAAGCAAGCTCCCCGTGCTTGGTACCAGCGGTTTGCTGCTTACATCGCCACCATGGGTTTTGTCGCCTCCATCACTGACACTTCCCTGTTCGTTCTACGTTCTGGGAATGACACCGCCTACCTGCTGCTCTacgttgatgatatcatcatcacCGCTTCGACCACGGTTCTTCTTCAGCGGCTGTTAGACATGCTCCACAGTGAGTTTGCCATGACGGATCTTGGAGACCTTCACTACTTTCTTGGGATTGCTATCACGCGCTCCTCCTCTGGGCTGTTCTTGTCCTAG
- the LOC127312509 gene encoding putative germin-like protein 2-2 translates to MAIRMAILAAALLALALSHGAMASDPSLLQDFCVADKLSQVRVNGLACKDAKDIVAEDFFFSGLHMAGNTSNKQGAAVTAVNVAQIPGLNTMGISFVRIDYAPYGLNPHHTHPRSTEILTVLEGSLYVGFVTSNPDNKMFTKVLHKGDVFVFPKGLIHFQFNYGPTPAVVLAALSSQNPGVITIANSVFGSTPSIPNAILAKAFQVEKETVDMMQAQF, encoded by the exons ATGGCTATTCGTATGGCCATCCTTGCAGCAGCTCTCTTGGCCTTGGCACTTTCTCATGGCGCCATGGCCTCCGATCCAAGCCTTCTCCAGGACTTCTGCGTCGCAGATAAACTCTCGCAAG TGCGTGTCAATGGATTGGCGTGCAAAGACGCAAAGGACATCGTCGCCGAGGACTTCTTCTTCTCAGGCCTCCACATGGCCGGCAACACCAGCAACAAGCAGGGCGCCGCTGTGACCGCAGTCAACGTGGCGCAGATCCCCGGGCTGAACACCATGGGAATCTCCTTTGTACGCATCGACTACGCGCCCTACGGCCTCAACCCTCACCATACTCACCCGCGTTCCACCGAGATCCTGACCGTGCTAGAGGGTTCCCTCTATGTGGGATTTGTGACCTCCAACCCCGACAACAAGATGTTCACCAAGGTTCTCCACAAGGGAGATGTGTTCGTCTTCCCCAAGGGTCTCATCCACTTCCAGTTCAATTATGGGCCAACGCCCGCGGTAGTCCTTGCGGCATTGAGCAGCCAGAACCCTGGGGTGATCACTATCGCCAATTCTGTGTTTGGATCCACCCCGTCCATCCCGAATGCGATTCTCGCCAAGGCCTTTCAGGTGGAGAAGGAAACAGTAGACATGATGCAAGCTCAGTTCTGA